One part of the Nostoc sp. PCC 7120 = FACHB-418 genome encodes these proteins:
- a CDS encoding geranylgeranyl reductase family protein, protein MYDTIIVGAGPAGGAAAYHLAKKGRSVLVLEKESLPRYKPCGGGVSPIVAEWFDFDFSPAISLKVDSFRFTWNLGDPVEAKIETKEPVWMVRRDVFDHFLVQQAQKQGAELRDNTEVTGIEFKSDRWQVDTVNGPVTSRYLIAADGAKGPMAKWLGFKERKRRLAGALEAEVPANVEDKSTIHFEFGLVKNGYIWNFPKEDGYSIGVGTFIGGQPQDFKKILVEYSQLFNIDVKTSKQYGHPIALWDGNQKLHTQNAILAGEAACVVDPMTAEGIRPSIYSGVMAAGAVDKALSGDINALEQYTEIIHESWGAEMAWAQKLAGAFYRFPSVGYQVGVKRPTAPKIMGKILCGEMSYSSVAGRALKRLIPGFRG, encoded by the coding sequence ATGTACGACACCATCATTGTTGGTGCTGGGCCTGCGGGTGGCGCAGCAGCCTATCATTTAGCCAAGAAAGGGCGCTCAGTATTAGTTTTAGAAAAAGAATCCTTACCTAGATATAAACCATGTGGCGGGGGAGTGTCACCAATAGTTGCCGAATGGTTTGACTTTGACTTTAGCCCAGCAATTTCTCTGAAAGTAGACTCGTTTCGCTTTACTTGGAACTTAGGCGATCCTGTAGAAGCGAAGATTGAGACTAAAGAGCCAGTGTGGATGGTACGTCGAGATGTTTTTGACCATTTCTTAGTCCAGCAAGCCCAGAAACAAGGGGCTGAACTGCGTGATAATACAGAAGTTACAGGAATTGAGTTTAAAAGCGATCGCTGGCAAGTTGACACTGTCAACGGCCCTGTTACAAGTCGCTACTTAATTGCGGCTGACGGTGCTAAAGGGCCAATGGCAAAATGGTTAGGCTTTAAAGAGCGTAAACGCCGTTTAGCCGGTGCATTAGAAGCAGAAGTTCCCGCCAATGTCGAAGATAAATCTACAATTCACTTCGAGTTTGGTTTAGTGAAAAATGGTTATATTTGGAACTTCCCCAAAGAAGATGGTTATTCTATTGGAGTGGGAACCTTCATTGGTGGTCAACCCCAAGATTTTAAGAAAATTTTGGTTGAATACTCTCAATTATTTAATATAGATGTCAAAACCAGTAAGCAGTATGGTCATCCAATTGCTTTGTGGGATGGTAATCAAAAATTACACACTCAAAATGCTATTTTGGCAGGGGAAGCAGCTTGTGTAGTTGACCCCATGACCGCCGAAGGGATTCGTCCCTCAATTTATAGTGGTGTTATGGCCGCCGGAGCCGTTGACAAAGCGCTTTCTGGTGATATCAACGCTTTGGAACAATACACCGAAATCATCCATGAAAGTTGGGGTGCGGAAATGGCTTGGGCGCAAAAATTAGCCGGAGCATTCTATCGCTTTCCTAGCGTTGGTTATCAAGTTGGTGTTAAGCGTCCCACTGCACCCAAAATTATGGGTAAAATCCTCTGTGGTGAAATGTCTTACAGCAGCGTTGCTGGTCGCGCTCTCAAGCGTTTAATCCCTGGCTTTAGAGGTTAG
- the frr gene encoding ribosome recycling factor, whose amino-acid sequence MKLAEAESKMQHTVEATQRAFNTIRTGRANASLLDKVLVDYYGSPTPLKSLANISTPDATTILIQPYDKSSLNIVEKAISLSDVGLTPSNDGAVIRLNIPPLTSDRRKELVKIAAKYAEEGRVAIRNIRRDAVDSIRKLEKNAEVSEDEAKDQQDKLQKLTNKYTARIDELLVEKEKDISTV is encoded by the coding sequence GTGAAATTAGCTGAAGCTGAAAGTAAAATGCAACATACTGTTGAGGCGACTCAACGGGCATTTAATACAATTCGTACTGGCCGCGCCAATGCCAGCTTGTTAGATAAGGTGTTAGTAGACTACTACGGTTCACCTACACCCTTAAAATCTCTGGCAAATATTAGCACGCCAGACGCAACGACAATACTGATTCAGCCTTACGATAAGAGCAGTTTAAATATTGTCGAAAAAGCCATTTCTCTCTCCGATGTTGGTTTAACACCAAGTAACGATGGTGCTGTTATTCGCTTGAATATACCACCATTGACAAGCGATCGCCGCAAAGAACTAGTCAAAATTGCAGCCAAGTACGCGGAAGAAGGGCGTGTTGCTATTCGTAACATCCGCCGTGATGCCGTAGACTCAATTCGCAAGCTAGAGAAAAACGCCGAGGTTTCCGAAGATGAAGCCAAAGACCAACAAGACAAACTGCAAAAGCTAACCAATAAATACACCGCCAGAATCGATGAATTGTTGGTAGAAAAAGAAAAAGACATCTCCACTGTTTAA